One window of Bacteroides sp. AN502(2024) genomic DNA carries:
- a CDS encoding SusC/RagA family TonB-linked outer membrane protein — MRKFSVIFILAVLLIQLFPVTMTAQKGKEKEIVLEVKNERLPQVFKRLEKVTDYKIMFITEDVNKYGVNGTIRAKDIHDAMKQIIGNKPLEYTIDKQFITVTSKEVNRTAEPRQATIKVQGKVVDENGVPVPGVNIKIHGTKQGTMTDLDGRYTVKVKPDDVLDFSFIGYKTEQIPVKGKTTVNLSLEPSSKNLDEVTVVAFGSQKKESVVSAITTIRPGELKTSSSDLTSSFAGKIPGMIAWQTGGLPGALTEDEMNTKFYVRGITSFQSSANSDPLILIDGVESSKLELSRLAVEDIESFSVLKDASATAMYGARGANGVILVTTKKGEEGSVYTTARYEMVVSKPTREIDVVDPITYMKMYNQAIMGRSNAGTPKYSVEHINRTASGRYPSWVYPANDWYDILFKEQSINHHAGVTIRGGSKVIQYYASVNYNRDQGMLKSDKLNDFDCNITNNQVSFRTNLNINLTSGIRLVINSATNIDKYHGPVTDQSTAYSYAFNASPVDFAPIYPADENYSWPHIRFGTTVSGAANPYMMNQQGYKERTRYSTTNKAEYIHNLSSLVKGLEVRLSASYVQSGYYDNTFTTSPYKYYLKNYDFETGRHTLAGVGNATASKTLRVGGNGNTTDTRVTYEGRVYHTAAWGDHQTSLTGVFQAYERTFTPISSVLNGMPQRNLTYSGRGSYGYKDRYFGEVSVGYNGSERFAKGNRMGVFPALGAAWVASSEKWIRPASNWLSYLKFRFSWGKVGNDGIISTPRYVYLQDIGSTGSGTTKDVEAYKTSGSSSRRIVNFYGDEDIQWEIAEQANLGIEAKFFKGLFEVQADIYQEIRHNILSNRYVIPANVGIEVAPLDNIGKTRSRGIDLSAKVQHQFNNDFWMILNATATYNKVVYKEIEEATNKPAWQRMAGKEISQAVGYIAEGVFRDQAEIDNSPRQDGDVMLGDIKYRDLNGDGVITVADATYIGYPETPRVIYGFSGFLNYKEFEFSFAFQGSGKRTFFMNPKSISPFYGDHAMLTAIYEDHWSEDNMSSKPFWPRLSPQNIVTHNPQEDWYSGAEVRKSTYFMRECSFLRCTSLQLAYNLPRKLLNRWKMQNVKFFISANNPFCFTNFKIWDVELGENGFNYPIQKTYSMGLNISF, encoded by the coding sequence ATGAGAAAGTTTTCAGTTATTTTCATTTTAGCCGTCCTGCTTATTCAGCTCTTTCCGGTCACAATGACCGCCCAGAAAGGGAAAGAGAAGGAAATCGTGCTTGAAGTGAAAAACGAGCGGCTTCCCCAAGTATTCAAACGCTTGGAAAAAGTGACAGACTACAAAATCATGTTCATCACGGAAGATGTGAACAAGTATGGCGTGAACGGGACAATCCGTGCTAAAGACATTCACGATGCCATGAAGCAAATCATTGGTAACAAGCCATTGGAGTACACCATCGACAAGCAATTTATCACGGTGACATCCAAAGAAGTCAACCGCACGGCAGAACCCAGACAAGCAACCATCAAGGTACAAGGAAAGGTGGTGGACGAGAACGGAGTCCCCGTGCCGGGAGTCAACATCAAAATCCACGGCACCAAACAGGGAACCATGACCGACCTTGACGGACGGTATACTGTAAAGGTGAAACCGGATGATGTGCTGGACTTTTCGTTCATCGGCTACAAGACTGAACAAATCCCGGTGAAAGGAAAGACGACAGTGAACCTGAGCCTGGAGCCCTCTTCGAAGAATCTGGATGAAGTGACAGTCGTGGCCTTCGGCTCACAGAAAAAGGAAAGCGTGGTATCTGCCATTACGACCATACGTCCCGGTGAACTGAAAACATCAAGCAGCGACCTAACCTCAAGCTTTGCCGGGAAAATCCCCGGAATGATTGCCTGGCAGACCGGCGGACTTCCAGGAGCCCTGACTGAAGACGAGATGAACACAAAGTTTTATGTACGTGGTATCACTTCATTCCAGTCCAGCGCCAACTCCGACCCGCTGATATTAATCGATGGAGTGGAATCCTCCAAACTGGAATTGTCTCGTCTGGCAGTAGAGGACATTGAATCTTTCAGTGTCCTGAAAGACGCTTCCGCAACTGCCATGTATGGTGCACGCGGAGCCAACGGAGTGATTCTCGTCACTACCAAGAAAGGCGAAGAAGGTAGTGTCTATACTACCGCACGCTACGAGATGGTTGTCAGCAAACCGACACGGGAGATTGACGTGGTAGACCCTATCACTTACATGAAAATGTATAATCAGGCTATCATGGGACGTTCCAACGCCGGAACTCCCAAGTATAGCGTAGAGCACATCAACCGTACAGCTTCCGGTAGATATCCGTCATGGGTGTATCCTGCCAATGACTGGTACGATATCTTGTTCAAAGAACAGAGCATCAATCATCATGCCGGTGTCACTATCCGCGGCGGTTCCAAAGTGATACAATATTACGCATCCGTCAATTATAACCGGGACCAGGGTATGCTGAAATCCGACAAACTGAATGATTTCGACTGTAACATCACCAACAATCAGGTAAGCTTCCGCACCAACCTGAATATCAACCTGACTTCGGGTATACGGTTGGTTATCAACTCGGCCACCAACATAGATAAATATCATGGTCCGGTGACCGACCAGTCCACCGCTTATTCATATGCCTTTAACGCTTCTCCGGTAGATTTCGCCCCTATTTATCCTGCCGATGAAAACTACAGCTGGCCACATATCCGTTTCGGTACAACTGTTTCCGGGGCCGCCAACCCTTACATGATGAATCAGCAAGGATATAAGGAACGTACCCGATATTCCACGACCAATAAGGCTGAATATATCCATAATCTCAGTTCTCTGGTAAAAGGTCTGGAAGTCCGTCTAAGCGCCTCTTATGTGCAGTCGGGTTACTATGACAATACATTTACAACCAGTCCCTATAAATATTATCTGAAGAATTATGATTTTGAAACCGGCAGACACACCCTGGCAGGAGTAGGAAACGCAACCGCCTCAAAAACGCTGCGAGTGGGCGGAAACGGCAACACCACCGATACACGCGTCACTTATGAAGGACGAGTCTATCACACTGCGGCCTGGGGAGACCACCAAACCTCATTGACCGGAGTGTTCCAAGCCTACGAACGCACCTTTACCCCTATTTCATCCGTTCTGAACGGGATGCCGCAACGCAACTTGACTTACTCCGGACGTGGTTCATATGGATACAAAGACCGATATTTCGGTGAAGTAAGTGTCGGTTACAACGGTTCCGAACGATTTGCAAAAGGTAACCGTATGGGAGTATTCCCGGCTTTGGGAGCTGCGTGGGTGGCCTCAAGTGAAAAATGGATACGCCCGGCTTCCAACTGGCTTTCTTACTTGAAATTCCGCTTCTCCTGGGGTAAGGTCGGTAACGACGGCATCATTTCTACCCCACGCTATGTATATTTGCAGGATATCGGTTCAACCGGATCCGGTACCACCAAAGATGTGGAAGCCTACAAAACTTCAGGTTCAAGTTCCCGTAGAATTGTAAACTTCTACGGTGATGAGGATATCCAGTGGGAAATAGCGGAACAAGCCAATCTGGGTATCGAAGCCAAATTCTTTAAAGGACTGTTTGAAGTGCAGGCGGACATCTATCAGGAAATCCGCCACAATATCCTCTCCAACCGTTATGTGATTCCGGCGAATGTCGGTATTGAAGTAGCTCCACTGGATAATATCGGCAAGACACGTTCACGCGGAATCGACCTTTCAGCCAAAGTACAGCATCAGTTCAATAATGACTTTTGGATGATTCTGAACGCTACCGCCACTTATAATAAAGTTGTTTATAAAGAGATTGAAGAAGCTACCAACAAACCGGCCTGGCAGCGTATGGCAGGCAAGGAAATCAGTCAGGCAGTGGGATATATAGCCGAAGGAGTATTCCGCGATCAGGCTGAAATCGACAACTCACCCCGACAGGACGGAGACGTCATGCTGGGAGACATCAAATACCGCGACTTAAACGGTGACGGTGTAATCACCGTGGCAGATGCCACCTACATCGGTTATCCGGAAACTCCGCGGGTAATCTACGGTTTCAGCGGTTTTCTGAACTATAAGGAGTTCGAGTTCAGTTTTGCCTTCCAAGGTTCGGGCAAACGCACTTTTTTCATGAATCCGAAATCCATCTCCCCCTTCTATGGTGACCACGCCATGCTGACAGCCATTTACGAGGATCACTGGTCGGAAGACAACATGAGTTCAAAACCATTCTGGCCACGCCTTTCTCCGCAGAATATCGTCACACACAATCCGCAGGAGGACTGGTACAGCGGGGCTGAAGTGCGTAAGAGTACCTATTTCATGCGTGAATGCAGTTTCCTGCGTTGCACTTCACTCCAGTTGGCCTACAACCTGCCCAGAAAGTTACTGAACAGATGGAAGATGCAGAATGTAAAGTTCTTTATCAGTGCAAACAATCCGTTCTGTTTCACGAACTTCAAGATATGGGATGTCGAGTTAGGTGAGAACGGTTTTAATTACCCTATTCAGAAGACCTATTCTATGGGCTTAAATATTAGTTTCTAA
- a CDS encoding FecR family protein, with amino-acid sequence MDKKKDIKEEELERIVKLMEEGKQLSDEELASVMQDEEMMRTCRKLQNCKNAVIRQYDNDAPDVEKEWQAFRQKKRTIPFSTTQPRSFANPAVPLQSSSGNKSHRFLWGTLTGIAASFLIIFLYSWLIGAPSSKNEIVAFQAIDSVQQVTLQTSTGDRFALARDTHEEALKAVGTLFNKKDTLELAYTARNNPDVSEENIETHRLSTPRGQDFKITLEDGTVVWINAESSLEYPAQFSGKTRSVCLKGEAYFKVAKNAECPFVICTDRMQIQVLGTELNVRNYVSRDSHVTLINGRVQVRDSENKENSVSLNPGEDAQWRENEAFVVKNVDTDAYVYWKDGYFYFDNMPLIDVTQELGRWYNINVIFENKELIDMHIRYFCVRSETLERAISLLNRMKKIHATLSGNTLYIR; translated from the coding sequence ATGGATAAAAAAAAAGATATAAAGGAAGAAGAACTGGAACGAATCGTCAAATTGATGGAAGAGGGGAAACAGCTGTCCGACGAGGAGCTTGCATCAGTCATGCAGGATGAAGAGATGATGCGTACTTGCCGGAAATTGCAAAACTGCAAGAATGCCGTAATACGTCAATACGACAATGACGCTCCCGATGTGGAAAAGGAATGGCAGGCATTCCGCCAAAAAAAGCGCACTATTCCTTTCTCCACTACACAACCCCGTTCTTTCGCGAATCCGGCAGTTCCCCTCCAATCCTCCAGCGGAAATAAATCACACCGTTTCTTATGGGGGACGTTGACGGGGATAGCCGCATCTTTCCTCATCATTTTCCTGTACTCATGGCTAATAGGAGCACCTTCATCAAAAAATGAAATCGTTGCCTTCCAAGCCATTGACAGTGTGCAGCAGGTGACGTTGCAGACAAGCACAGGGGATCGGTTCGCCCTTGCACGGGATACGCATGAAGAGGCTTTGAAAGCAGTAGGTACCTTGTTCAACAAAAAAGACACACTGGAACTTGCCTATACTGCCAGAAACAATCCGGATGTGTCCGAAGAAAATATCGAGACACACCGCCTTTCCACCCCGAGAGGGCAGGATTTCAAAATCACCCTTGAAGACGGAACCGTCGTCTGGATAAATGCGGAAAGCAGTCTGGAGTATCCTGCTCAGTTTAGCGGCAAGACCAGGTCAGTCTGCCTGAAAGGGGAAGCTTATTTCAAAGTGGCGAAAAATGCAGAATGTCCTTTTGTCATCTGTACCGACCGCATGCAGATACAGGTATTGGGTACAGAGCTGAATGTACGCAATTATGTTTCCCGTGATTCTCACGTAACCTTGATTAACGGACGGGTGCAAGTCAGAGACAGTGAAAACAAGGAAAATTCAGTCTCTCTAAACCCCGGCGAGGATGCCCAATGGCGTGAGAACGAGGCTTTCGTTGTCAAAAACGTAGATACGGACGCTTATGTCTACTGGAAAGACGGATATTTCTACTTCGACAATATGCCACTGATAGACGTAACTCAGGAACTCGGACGCTGGTATAATATCAACGTCATATTTGAGAACAAAGAATTGATAGATATGCATATCCGGTATTTCTGTGTACGCAGCGAAACACTGGAACGGGCGATAAGCCTGTTGAACCGCATGAAGAAGATTCACGCCACATTAAGCGGCAACACTCTGTATATCCGATAA
- a CDS encoding sigma-70 family RNA polymerase sigma factor, with protein MEKETEFELFFKGNYSRFYYFAFQMIGDKEVCRDIVGDAFEQAWAFSHQKEQFNLTSYMYSLVRNKCVDYLRHEIAKTRYADFYMYMYNESDEDDTYEEMEQQISEMYRMLDKFTPKTRTILEMCYFQKKTYSETADELGISVSAVRKHIVNALKAFRAVIAKKDK; from the coding sequence TTGGAAAAAGAGACTGAGTTTGAACTTTTTTTTAAGGGGAACTATTCCCGCTTCTATTATTTTGCCTTTCAAATGATAGGTGACAAGGAAGTGTGTCGGGATATTGTAGGCGATGCCTTTGAACAGGCATGGGCATTTTCTCATCAGAAAGAACAGTTCAACCTTACCAGTTATATGTATTCGCTGGTACGCAACAAGTGCGTTGACTATCTCCGCCATGAGATAGCCAAAACCCGATACGCAGATTTCTATATGTACATGTATAACGAAAGCGACGAGGACGACACGTATGAGGAAATGGAACAACAAATCTCGGAAATGTACCGCATGTTGGATAAGTTCACCCCTAAAACCCGTACCATCCTCGAAATGTGCTACTTCCAAAAGAAAACATATAGCGAGACAGCCGATGAACTCGGTATCAGCGTCAGTGCTGTGCGAAAGCACATCGTTAACGCTTTGAAAGCATTTAGGGCGGTAATTGCAAAAAAAGACAAATAG
- a CDS encoding AAA family ATPase, with translation MNGNYVINIGRQLGSGGKEIGEKLAARLGIDFYDKELINLASEESGLCKEFFEKADEKASQGIIGGLFGMRFPFISEGAMPCTNCLSNDALFKVQSDVIRRLAAEKSCVFVGRCADYILREHPRCANIFISASKEDRIERVCRIHQVNEEAAEEMIEKADKRRSEYYNYYSYKTWGAAATYHLCVDSSSLGVEETVRFVEEFVVKKLKLIV, from the coding sequence ATGAACGGTAATTATGTAATTAATATCGGTCGACAATTAGGGAGCGGCGGCAAAGAAATCGGAGAGAAGTTGGCTGCTCGTTTGGGAATCGACTTCTACGATAAAGAACTGATTAATCTGGCCTCTGAAGAAAGCGGTCTGTGTAAGGAATTCTTTGAGAAAGCAGATGAAAAGGCTTCACAAGGAATTATTGGCGGATTGTTCGGTATGCGCTTCCCGTTTATCAGTGAAGGAGCTATGCCGTGTACTAATTGCCTGAGCAATGATGCTTTGTTTAAAGTGCAGAGTGATGTCATCCGCCGTTTGGCGGCAGAGAAGTCCTGTGTATTTGTAGGGCGTTGCGCGGATTATATTTTGCGCGAACATCCCCGTTGCGCGAATATTTTTATTTCGGCTTCCAAGGAAGACCGTATTGAAAGGGTATGCCGGATTCATCAGGTGAATGAAGAGGCTGCGGAAGAGATGATAGAAAAAGCGGATAAGAGACGTTCGGAATACTATAATTATTATAGCTATAAGACTTGGGGAGCGGCGGCTACTTACCATCTGTGTGTGGATTCCTCCTCTTTAGGGGTAGAAGAAACCGTACGGTTTGTGGAAGAGTTTGTGGTAAAAAAGCTGAAGTTGATAGTATAA
- a CDS encoding putative transporter yields MDWLQSLLWDPSSVAHIVLLYAFVVAAGVYLGKIKIFGVSLGVTFVLFAGILMGHFGFTADTHILHFIREFGLILFVFCIGLQVGPSFFSSFKKGGMTLNLLAVGIVVLNIAVALGLYYLWNGRVELPMMVGILYGAVTNTPGLGAANEALNQLSYNGPQIALGYACAYPLGVVGIIGSIIAIRYIFRVNMAKEEESLKIQSGDAHHKPHMMSLEVRNESISGKTLIEIKEFLGRQFVCSRICHKGHVSIPNHETIFHVGDQLFIVCSEEDAPAITVFIGKEVELDWEKQDLPMVSRRILVTKPEINGKTLGSMHFRSMYDVNVTRVNRSGMDLFADPNLVLQVGDRVMVVGQQDAVERVAGVLGNQLKRLDTPNIVTIFVGIFLGILLGSLPIAFPGMPTPLKLGLAGGPLVVAILIGRFGHKLHLVTYTTMSANLMLREIGIVLFLASVGIDAGANFVQTVVEGDGLLYVGCGFLITVIPLLIIGTIARLHYKVNYFTLMGLIAGSNTDPPALAYSNQTTSSDAPAVGYSTVYPLSMFLRILTGQMILLTMM; encoded by the coding sequence ATGGATTGGTTACAAAGTTTATTATGGGACCCCAGCTCCGTAGCTCACATCGTGCTCCTCTACGCATTTGTAGTAGCAGCAGGCGTGTATCTCGGCAAGATAAAGATATTCGGAGTATCACTGGGAGTCACTTTTGTTTTGTTTGCCGGCATCCTAATGGGACATTTCGGCTTCACAGCCGATACACACATCCTACATTTCATCCGTGAATTCGGATTGATTTTGTTCGTATTCTGTATCGGACTTCAGGTGGGGCCGTCTTTCTTCTCTTCTTTCAAGAAAGGGGGAATGACCTTGAACCTGTTGGCTGTAGGCATCGTAGTATTGAATATTGCTGTTGCACTAGGGCTTTATTACCTATGGAACGGCCGTGTAGAACTGCCGATGATGGTAGGTATCCTTTACGGAGCTGTAACAAACACTCCGGGACTTGGTGCCGCCAATGAAGCTCTGAACCAGCTAAGCTATAACGGCCCGCAAATAGCACTTGGTTATGCATGTGCATATCCGCTCGGTGTGGTAGGTATTATCGGTTCTATCATTGCCATCCGCTATATCTTTCGTGTCAACATGGCAAAGGAGGAAGAAAGCCTAAAAATTCAAAGTGGAGACGCACACCACAAGCCTCACATGATGAGCCTTGAAGTACGCAATGAATCAATTAGCGGAAAGACTCTGATTGAAATCAAAGAATTTCTAGGACGCCAGTTCGTCTGTTCCCGTATTTGTCACAAAGGTCACGTAAGCATTCCGAATCATGAGACGATCTTCCATGTAGGCGATCAGTTATTCATCGTCTGCTCGGAAGAGGACGCTCCCGCCATCACTGTATTTATAGGAAAAGAGGTGGAACTCGACTGGGAGAAACAAGACCTTCCGATGGTATCCCGCCGCATCTTAGTCACGAAACCGGAAATCAACGGAAAGACTTTGGGCTCGATGCACTTCCGCAGTATGTATGATGTAAATGTGACTCGTGTCAACCGTTCCGGTATGGACCTGTTTGCCGACCCGAATCTAGTTCTTCAAGTGGGTGACCGCGTGATGGTAGTAGGTCAGCAGGATGCGGTAGAGCGTGTTGCAGGCGTACTGGGTAATCAGTTGAAACGTCTGGATACACCGAACATTGTCACCATCTTCGTTGGTATTTTCCTGGGTATCCTTTTGGGCAGCCTTCCTATCGCATTCCCCGGCATGCCGACTCCTTTGAAATTAGGATTGGCCGGTGGCCCGTTGGTAGTAGCTATTCTTATCGGACGCTTCGGTCATAAACTCCACTTGGTGACTTATACTACAATGAGTGCTAACCTGATGCTCCGTGAAATAGGTATCGTACTCTTCCTAGCCAGCGTCGGTATAGATGCCGGAGCCAATTTCGTACAGACGGTGGTCGAAGGTGACGGTCTGTTGTATGTAGGCTGCGGTTTCCTTATTACCGTCATTCCGTTGCTTATCATCGGAACGATCGCAAGGTTGCATTACAAAGTCAACTACTTTACCCTGATGGGATTGATAGCCGGTAGTAACACCGACCCACCCGCACTGGCCTATTCCAATCAAACAACGTCGAGCGATGCTCCTGCAGTAGGATACTCTACCGTTTATCCTTTGTCTATGTTCCTTCGTATTCTGACGGGACAGATGATCTTGCTGACAATGATGTAA
- the mutA gene encoding methylmalonyl-CoA mutase small subunit — translation MADKKEKLFSDFSPVSTEQWMEKVTADLKGADFEKKLVWKTNEGFKVKPFYRMEDLEDLKTTDALPGEFPYLRGTRKDNNAWLVRQEIRVECPKDANAKALDILNKGVDSLSFHVKAKELNAEYIETLLSDIQAECVELNFSTCQGHVVELANLLVAYFQKKDYDVKKLKGSINYDFFNKMLTRGKEKGDMVKTAKSLIEAIQPLPFYRVLNVNALSLNNAGAYISQELGYALAWGNEYMSQLTDAGIPAAIVAKKIKFNFGISSNYFLEIAKFRAARLLWANIVASYNPECTRDCENKGPNGECRCAAKMAVHAETSTFNLTLFDAHVNLLRTQTEAMSAALGGVDSMTVTPFDKTYETPDEFSERLARNQQLLLKEESHFDKVIDPAAGSYYIENLTVSIAKQAWELFLAVEEVGGFYAALKAGTVQAAVNESNKARHKAVAQRREVLLGTNQFPNFNEKAGDKQPVEGKCCCCGGDSHTCEKDVSTLVFDRAASEFEALRLETEASGKRPKAFMLTIGNLAMRQARAQYSCNFLACAGYEVVDNLGFETVEAGVEAAMAAKADIVVICSSDDEYAEYAIPAFKALNGRAMFIVAGAPACMDDLKAAGIENFIHVRVNVLDTLKEFNAKLLK, via the coding sequence ATGGCAGACAAAAAAGAAAAACTCTTCTCAGACTTTTCTCCTGTCTCTACCGAACAATGGATGGAGAAGGTCACAGCCGATTTAAAAGGTGCGGATTTTGAGAAGAAGCTCGTTTGGAAAACAAACGAAGGGTTTAAAGTTAAACCTTTTTATAGGATGGAAGATCTGGAGGATTTAAAAACTACCGATGCGCTTCCTGGGGAGTTTCCTTATTTGAGAGGAACTAGAAAAGACAACAATGCGTGGTTGGTTCGCCAGGAAATTAGAGTGGAATGTCCGAAAGACGCCAATGCAAAAGCACTGGATATCTTAAATAAAGGTGTTGACTCACTTTCTTTTCATGTGAAAGCAAAAGAACTCAATGCAGAATATATTGAAACACTGCTAAGTGATATTCAGGCAGAGTGTGTTGAACTGAATTTCTCGACTTGTCAGGGACATGTGGTTGAGTTGGCTAATCTGTTGGTAGCTTATTTCCAGAAGAAAGATTATGATGTGAAGAAGCTGAAAGGGTCTATCAATTATGATTTCTTCAATAAAATGCTGACTCGTGGCAAGGAGAAAGGTGATATGGTGAAAACGGCCAAATCTTTGATTGAAGCTATTCAGCCGCTTCCTTTCTATCGTGTGTTGAATGTAAATGCTTTATCTTTGAATAATGCAGGTGCTTATATCTCTCAGGAACTGGGTTATGCTTTGGCTTGGGGAAATGAATATATGAGTCAATTGACTGATGCCGGTATTCCTGCTGCTATAGTAGCTAAGAAAATCAAATTTAATTTTGGTATCAGTTCCAATTACTTCCTTGAAATAGCAAAATTCCGTGCGGCGCGTTTGCTTTGGGCAAATATTGTAGCTTCTTACAATCCTGAATGTACGCGTGATTGTGAGAATAAAGGTCCTAACGGGGAATGTCGTTGCGCAGCAAAAATGGCGGTTCATGCCGAAACCTCTACTTTCAATCTTACTTTGTTTGATGCACATGTGAATCTGCTTCGTACACAAACCGAAGCAATGAGTGCTGCATTAGGAGGCGTAGACTCAATGACGGTAACTCCGTTTGATAAGACTTATGAGACTCCGGATGAGTTCTCAGAACGTTTGGCTCGCAACCAGCAACTGTTGCTGAAAGAAGAATCTCATTTTGATAAAGTCATCGACCCTGCTGCCGGTTCTTATTATATCGAGAATCTGACTGTGTCTATTGCAAAACAGGCTTGGGAACTCTTCTTGGCTGTAGAAGAAGTGGGTGGTTTCTATGCGGCATTGAAAGCAGGAACTGTTCAGGCTGCTGTGAATGAAAGCAACAAAGCTCGCCACAAGGCAGTTGCACAGCGTCGTGAAGTGTTGTTGGGTACAAATCAATTCCCGAATTTCAATGAAAAGGCTGGTGATAAGCAACCTGTTGAAGGTAAGTGCTGCTGTTGCGGAGGTGACTCTCATACTTGTGAGAAAGATGTATCCACATTAGTGTTCGATCGTGCTGCGAGTGAGTTTGAAGCGTTGCGCCTTGAAACAGAAGCGTCCGGTAAACGTCCGAAAGCGTTTATGTTGACTATTGGTAATCTGGCAATGCGTCAGGCACGTGCTCAATATTCTTGTAACTTCCTGGCTTGTGCCGGGTATGAAGTAGTCGATAATTTGGGATTTGAAACTGTAGAAGCAGGAGTAGAGGCAGCTATGGCAGCGAAAGCTGATATTGTTGTTATTTGTTCCAGTGATGATGAATATGCTGAATATGCAATTCCTGCTTTCAAAGCACTGAATGGTCGTGCGATGTTTATCGTTGCCGGTGCTCCGGCTTGCATGGACGACCTGAAAGCCGCAGGTATCGAAAACTTCATCCATGTCCGTGTCAATGTATTGGATACCTTGAAAGAGTTTAACGCTAAACTATTGAAGTAA